A window of Bacteroidota bacterium genomic DNA:
GGAATTCTAAGGCTTATCGTATCCGAACCCGAAAAAGCACTTTCTTTGCTCAAAGATCGCGAATTTTCAGTAAGCCTTACCGACATCATTTCAGTAGTAACCCCCTGTCAGGCAGGGTCTTTTGCCAAAGTGCTCCAATTACTGTCTGACAAAAACATCAGCATAGAATATATGTATGCTTTTTCTATCGCCAGTAAAGCTGCATTGATGATTCGTACCGAACAGATTGAAGAAACCGTTGCCCTGCTGCAGCAAAACAATATGGAATTGCTTAGCTCAAAACAATTGGCCGAGTTCTGAAATTGAGATAATTCAGTTGATTAAGACTTATCATGGATGGATTTTCATCATTCATGAAAAAATAATGAAATTTAGACCTGTTGAAGGGAATTTTATTTTTGAATAATACAAGAGAACAATGATTTGGAACCAGACCTTTGAATGCATGAGCCGCGAGGAAATGCGCAAGTGCCAGAGCCAACGTCTGCACGATATGGTAGAACGGGTTTATCACAATGTGCCTTTTTACCGGAACAAACTTCAGGAATCCGGTATCGGGCCGGAAGATATACATACAGTTGATGACTTAAAGAGACTTCCCTTCACCCTAAAAACAGATTTAAGGGATAATTATCCCTTCGGTTTATTCAGCGTCCCTATGAGCGAAGTTGTTCGGGTACATGCTTCCTCTGGTACTACCGGAAGGCCTACTGTGGTAGGCTATACCCGCAAAGACATTGCCACTTGGGCCGAAGTTGTTGCCCGGGCTTTGACCAGTGCAGGGCTGAGCAAACACGATTTTATCCAGATTGCTTATGGTTACGGTCTATTCACCGGTGGACTAGGCGTTCATTATGGAAGTGAGAAAATCGGAGCTTCCGTTATCCCTGTTTCCGGGGGAAATACCCAAAGGCAAATTCAGATCATGCACGACTTTGGCAGTACAGCCCTTGCATGCACCCCTTCCTATGCCTTGTATCTTGCCGAAGCTATAGCCGACAGTCCATACAAAAGAGAAGAATTCAAGCTGCGTACCGGAGTTTTCGGTGCTGAACCCTGGACAAACGCCATGCGTAAAGAGATAGAAGAAAAGCTTGGAATTAAAGCTTTCGATATTTTCGGCCTCAGCGAAGTCATTGGACCCGGCGTTGCATGTGAATGCCAGTATCAGCAAGGACTTCATGTTTATGAAGATCATTTTATCCCGGAAATTATTGATCCCCAAACCCTGGAAGTCCTTCCTGAAGGAAGCGTAGGGGAATTGGTCTTTACCACCATCACTAAAGAAGGATTGCCGCTGATCCGCTACCGGACACATGATCTTTCCAGCCTGATTTATGAAAAATGCACCTGTGGAAGGACATTGGTCAGGATGACGAAATGTGCAGGACGGACGGACGATATGCTCATCATCCGCGGCGTAAATCTCTTCCCCTCACAAATAGAAACCGTTCTGATCGAAATGAACGAAACAACTCCCCATTACCTGCTTATCGTGGACAGGATCAATAACCTCGACACAATTGAACTACAGGTTGAAATTGATCCCCAGTTCGTTTCCGACAAGATTAGTCAGTTGCAAAACCTGACCAAAAAGATCAGGGACAAGATAGAAAGTGCAATTGGATTGAGCATTGATGTAAAACTGGTAGAACCCAAAACCATCGAACGCAGTGAAGGTAAAGCGAAAAGAGTGATAGACAAAAGAAAATTATGAAACAGACGCCAATTGATTTTGAAATCGTAAAACAAAAAATTAAAGAGAGCGGATTGAAAGAAGTCGGAAAATCTTCAATCCGGGAAATTGTAAAGTTAATTAGTGACATTGAAAAAGCAACAGGCCAGGAATATATCCACATGGAAATGGGCGTACCCGGCCTTGAACCTCCCCGTATGGGCATTGATGCCGAGATTGAGGCTTTGAACCGGGGAGTAGCTTCAGTTTATCCCGATATAGAAGGCCTTCCGGAACTTAAACAGGAAGCATCCCGTTTTGCAAAACTTTTTCTAAATATCGATATCAGCCCAAAATCCTGTATACCGACCGTCGGGTCCATGCAGGGAAGTTTTGCGGCATTTTTGGTAGCTAACCGCTCCGACAGAAATAAGGAAGGTACTTTGTTCATAGATCCTTGTTTTCCTGTTCATAAACAGCAATGTAAAATCCTGGGGCAAGCCTGTCAGTCGTTCGACCTTTTCAACTACAGGGGGGATAAGTTAAAGGATAAACTGGAAAGTTATTTTGCCAGCGGCAGGATATCCACTTTGCTGTATTCCAATCCCAATAATCCTTCCTGGATGTGCCTCACAGAAGAAGAACTTCAAATTATAGGTGAATTGGCCACCCAATATGATGTGATTGTTGTTGAAGACCTCGCCTACTTTGCCATGGACTTTCGTAAAAAAATGGGAACTCCCGGCAAACCTCCTTTCCAATCAACAGTTGCCCATTATACCGACAACTATTATCTAACCTTCTCAGGTTCGAAAGTATTCAGCTATGCCGGACAAAGGACAGGTTTAATTTTGATGTCAGATAAACTTTATAACAGACATTATCCTGATCTACTAAGGTATTATTCTTCCGATCATTTCGGGCATGCCGTAACTTATGGCGCCATTTATGCCCTGACGGCAGGGGCGCCCCATTCAACGCAATATGGAATGGCTGCCATGCTTAAGGCCGTAAACGACGGCACCTACGATTTCGTCAAAGACATCAGCGAATATGGCAGAAGAGCTCAAATGATGAAAAAAATGTTCATCGATAACGGTTTTAAAATCGTTTATGACAAGGATATTGACCAGCCGGTTTCGGACGGCTTTTATTTCACCATCATTTATCCGGGGATGAGCGGTTCACAGCTGATTGAAGAACTGTTGTTTTACGGAATCAGTGCTATTTCCCTTGATATCACCGGAAGTGAGTTTGAAGGGCTCCGGGCCTGTGTGTCGCAATTCAGAAATGATCAAATTCCCGCACTGGAAGAACGGTTGAAGAAATTCAGGGAACATCATCCCTTAAATTAACTCAAAAGGTGAAGGCCAGACAAGGGCTTTCACCTTTTTTATTTTATTTCCATGTTATCTGATAAAACAAAAACCAGAATAAAAAGAATTTGGATTACAGCTATAGTCCTGCTGTTTTTTAATGCTGCATCAGCAATATGGGGAGGCCTGGGACTTATATTTGATCCTTCAGGAAAATTGATGCAGATGCCCCTTTCAATGTTAAGATATTCGCCATTTACCAATTTCCTTATTCCCGGCATTATTCTCTTTACCTTTAATGGGCTTTTCAGTACCGTGACCGGAATTCTTGCCCTCCTTAAAAACAGGTATTATCCTTATCTGACCATATTACAGGGATGCATTTTAACCATCTGGTTGATTGTGGAAATCATCATGTTGAGATCATTTTATTTTCCACTGCATTTTCCCTATTTGATGGTGGGTACAGGGATGATCCTGACCGGATATGCACTAACAAATTTTTTAAAACAATAAATTTCCATGTACGATTTATCTGAACTAAAAAAACAACTTGAGAAAAATAATTTTGAAACCTATATTTCCAAAGATCCTGAAGAAGCGAAATCCATCTTCTTTGAAAAAATTTTCAAAATAGAAAAGCCCGCTTCCCTTTGTTGGGGAGATTCATTGACTCTTTATTCCACCCATGTCCTTGATGAACTTAAACAGGATAAAAACCTGCAGGTCATCGATCCATTTGACAGCACCCTGACCTGGAAAGAACAGATTGACAGGCGGAAAAAAGCTTTTACCTGCGATATGTTCCTGACCGGGACAAATGCCGTGACTGCCAAAGGCCAACTGGTCAACCTGGATATGGTAGGAAACCGGGTCGCAGCCCTAACCTTCGGCCCGCGAAAAGTAGTCCTGTTTATCGGGAAAAACAAGATTGTCAAGGACCTGGATGAAGCCTTTCAAAGAGTGAAGAAAATTGCCCCGCTAAATGCCCTTCGTCACCCCAACATGAAAACGCCCTGTCAAAAAACGCTTCAGTGCATAGATTGTAAAAGCCCGCAAAGGCTTTGCAACACCTGGACAATTACAGAGAAATCTTTTCCAAAAAACAGAATTAAAATCATTTTAATCGACCAGGAATTGGGATTATAAATGTTTGAACGACAACCCGTTTTTATCGCAATCGATCCTGATTTCCTTATCTTTATTGATATCGCCTGCCAATACATGTTTTGACAATTCATTCAGGATATACTTCTGCATAGTCCGTTTAATGGGCCTTGCACCAAACTGAGGATCAAAACCCGCATTAGCGATCCAGTCAATAGCCGCATCAGTAATAGACATCTTCACCTCATTAGCCTCCATCATCTTTTGTATATGGGCAAACTGTAATTTCACAATCTGCCTGATTTCGGACCTTGTCAAAGGAGTAAACATGATCAGTTCGTCAATACGGTTTAAAAATTCAGGGCGAATGGTCCTTTTCATCAATTCAAAAAGTTGGTTCTTTGTCCTTTCAATTACTTCATCCCGGTTAGCGTCCGTAAGATGTTCGAAATTTTCCCTGATCAGATCAGATCCCACATTGGAGGTCATGATGATAATGGTGTTTTTAAAATTCACCACCCGGCCTTTGCTATCGGTCAGACGGCCGTCATCAAGCACCTGCAGAAGGATATTGAATACATCCGGATGAGCTTTCTCTATTTCATCGAGCAACACCACCGAATAAGGCTTTCTACGGACAGCCTCGGTCAGTTGTCCACCTTCCTCGTATCCCACATATCCCGGAGGTGCTCCGATGAGCCGGGAAACAGAAAAGCGTTCCTGATATTCAGACATATCGATACGGGTCATCATATTTTCATCGTTAAACAGGAACTCAGCCAAAGCTTTGGCCAGTTCTGTTTTACCGACACCGGTAGTCCCCATAAACAGGAAAGAGCCAATAGGCCTTCTGGCATCCTGCAACCCGGCACGGTTACGCCGAATAGCATTGGAAATAGCTTCAATAGCTTCCTCCTGCCCTACTACCCGTTTATGCAAATCATTCTCCATGGAAAGAAGTTTTTCCCTTTCGCTCTGCAACATTTTATTAACCGGAATGCCCGTCCATTTTGAAACAATTTCCGCAATATCCTCACTGCCCACTTCTTCGCGGATTAAAATCGAATCGGTTTGTTTCTTCTTCAGTTCTTCCTTTAAAGCCTCAATGTTATGTTCCGCTTCTTTAATCCTTCCATAGCGCAGTTCAGCAACCAATCCATAATTTCCATTGCGTTCGGCCTGTTCGGCTTGCAATTTGAAGTTTTCAATATCCGATTTATTCTTTTGAATCTGATCGACCAGGCCTTTTTCTTCCTGCCATTTTGCGCGCAACCTGGCCCTTTCCTCGTTCAAATCGGCCAACTCCTTTTCAATATCCCTGAGTTTAACCTGTTCGCCTTCCCGTTTGATGGCCTCACGTTCAATTTCAAGCTGCTGAATATGGCGTTCCACTTCATCAACCTCCTCCGGAACAGAATCCATCTCAAACCTAAGCTTTGCGGCTGCCTCATCAATCAGGTCAATGGCCTTATCGGGCAGAAAACGATTGGTAATATAGCGCTGCGAAAGTTCAACAGCCGAGATGATGGCTTCATCCTTAATCCTTACCCTATGATGACTTTCATAGCGTTCCTTCAGACCCCGCAAGATAGATATTGAGCTCAACACATCAGGTTCGTCAATCATAACAATCTGGAAACGCCGTTCCAGAGCTTTATCTTTTTCAAAATATTTCTGGTATTCATTCAGGGTAGTGGCACCAATAGCCCTCAAATCGCCTTTTGACAGAGCAGGTTTGAGGATATTTGCAGCATCCATGGCCCCTTCGCTTTGTCCGGCGCCCACCAAAGTATGAATTTCATCTATAAAAAGGATGACCTCGCCATTGGATTCCACCACTTCTTTCACCACTCCTTTCAACCTCTCCTCAAATTCGCCTTTATATTTTGCACCGGCAATAAGAGCGCCCATATCCAGAGAGAATATCTGCCTCGATTTCAAGTTTTCAGGAACATCACCATTCACAATCCGCTGAGCAAGGCCTTCGGCAATAGCAGTCTTACCGACACCCGGCTCTCCTATCAGAATAGGATTGTTCTTTGTACGCCTTGAAAGGATTTGCAATACCCTTCTGATTTCCTCGTCCCTGCCGATGACCGGATCGAGCTTACCCTGACGGGCTTTCTCATTCAGATTAATGGCAAAGCGGTTGAGTGAATTAAAGGTATCTTCAGCGGTCTGACTGGTTACCTTTGAACCTTTACGAAGTTCCTTAATAGCTTTGGCCAGATCTGATTTAGAAATCCCATTATCTTTAAGCATCTGTGAAATGCTGTCTCCCAAAGCCAGTATCCCCAGGAATAAGTGTTCGACAGAAACAAACTGATCGCCATACTCCTTTGAGAAATTCATGGCTTTCATCAGCGCATTGCTTGCATCATTCGACAGATAAGGTTCCCCGCCGCTCACCTTGGGATATGATTCAATAATCTTGTCCAATACAGAGGATATCCTGTTTAAATTCGCCCCAAGTTTATTCATCAAAAAGGAAATAAGACTCTCAGAGGTTTCTATAATTCCTTTAAGCAAATGTCCCGTTTCCACTGCCTGTTGACCATGTCCCTGGGCAATGGTGAAAGCCTGTTGAATAGCTTCCTGTGACTTGATTGTAAAATTATCAGTATTCATGATTTTATCTATTTTCTCAGACCTTTCTACAAATCTGCAGCCAATATAAAAACGCAGGAAAATTAAGACATTTTGTCAACAAACACACAACAACAGCTGACATTTTTACAGATTTCATTCAATGATAAATTTTTTTAATTAATCCTTACTAATATTTTATATATCATTACAAGACATAAGATGTTTTTCCTGTCCGCAGGAAAAAACAAAAAACTGCTTATTGTTAAAAAATAACAAAATTTATTATTTAAAAAAGGAGAAAAACGGAATAAGTTATCATAAATTTAAATACATTTACTATAGCCTAAAACCACTTAGATGAAGCCACCACAAAAAGGAAAGTTTTTATATAAAACCTGTCTTTTTATTTTGTTAGTTATTACGGAGACATTTTGTATTTATGCTCAAAGTAATCCCAAGAAATTTATCATTACCGATTCCAAAAAAAAATCATATTCTTTACCCTTTAAATTAATCAGCAATCTGATCATCATTCCGGTAAAAATCAACAAATCAGACACTTTCCAGTTTGTCCTGGACACGGGCTTAAATGCAACCATTCTGGCCGATTATTCGGAACGCGACAGCATGACCTACAAATATTCCAGGCCAATTCGATTGCACGGACTGGGTGACGACCAGACCTTAAATGCCCTGCATACTTTCGAAAACGAAATTACTATAGGTAAAATACACGGCATGCACCAGGATGTATGTATATTACTTGACAAAAGGCTTGATTTATCTTCAAAATTAGGGACCAGAATAAATGGATTGATCGGCTACAGCCTGATCAAAGATTTCATCCTGGAAATAAACTATGAACGGAAGCTGCTCACCTTTTACAATCCCAAAACTTATGTTTATAAAAAGAGGCGGAAATCAATGACCATTCCCCTCAATATGGATGACACCAAGCCCTATATCAATGCAAAAATCACCCTGGAAAATGGCGTGGAAATCCCCGTTCGATTGCTCATTGACAGTGGGGCCAGTTATTCCATCTGGCTCTTGCCCAATTCCAACGACAGCATCAAAATGCCCCAGAAAGTAATCAATGCTTACCTGGGAAGCGGATTAAACGGGGATGTTTATGGGCAACTGGGAAGAATCAAAAAAGTAGCCGTAGGCAATCAGGAAATGAATCAGGTGATAACCGCCTTCCCGGATTCTGCTTACCTTAGCAGTCTGACTGAACTCGATAAACGAAATGGAAGTATAGGTGAAGAAATTCTTAGAAAATTCACCGTTCTACTTGACTACAGGAATGAGAAAATCACCCTGACTCCCAACTCGACATTTAAGGACCCCTTTACTTACAACATGAGTGGTATTGAAATTGCAGCCATTTTCCCCGGATTGAGAATTTATACCATCACCAATATCAGTGAGGGCTCACCTGCCGACTTGGCCGGATTGAAAAGAGATGACATCATCATATCAATCAACGGACAACCTTGTCAAAACCTCACTATTAGCGATATTCTCTATATGTTTGAACGAAGAGAAGGTAAAAAGCTAAAGGTAGAGGTTTTGAGAAACGGGCAAACCATTAAAACCAGTTTCCGGCTTGTCAGGGCTATTTGAGATATTCATCAAAATATTCGGTAACCTTGCGCATCAAATGTATCCTGTCGGTTCCCCTTACATTATGTTCGTGCGTAGGATAAACGAAATAGTCCACCAACACTTTATTATCTATGCAAGCCTTTAAAAAGGTCAGGCTATGTTGCCAAACAACTGTAGAATCAAGGCAGCCATGAATAATCAATAATTTTCCCTTCAAATTCTGCACATAATTTTTCAAATCGCACTGCTGATATCCTTCCGGATTTTCCTGAGGCATATCCATATAGCGTTCTCCATACATTACCTCATAATATTTCCAGTCAATCACAGGCCCGCCGGCAACACCCACTTTAAAAGTTTCAGGATGGTGAAGCATCAACGAAGTAGTCATAAATCCGCCAAAACTCCAACCATGTACGCCAATACGGGTACTGTCTATATAAGGCAGGCTTTTCAGAAATTCGACTCCTTTCATCTGATCAGCCATTTCATTCTGCCCCAAATGCCTGTGGATAATGCTTTCAAAGGCCATGCCCCGGTTTGAAGAGCCCCTGTTGTCGAGCATAAAGCAAACATAACCCTTTCCGGCCATATATTGCTGCCATAAATCAATACCGATATGCCATTCATTGGTGACCAGCTGGTCATGCGGCCCGCCATAAACATAAACAACGACCGGATATTTTTTATGAGGATCGAAATCAACCGGTTTAACCAGCCTGTAATATAAATCCGTTGTCCCATCAGCTGACTTGAGGGTAGAGACAGTTTCTTCGCCAAGTTTATAATCAGCTAATTTATTGGGAGCTGTGAGTAAAGTGGATAATCGTTTTCCCTTTGTATTACAAACTTCAATTTTATTGGGAATAGTAGTACTGTTGTACTGGTCAATAAAAAGATTTCCGGCAGCATCGAACTTCGTATGATGGGTACCCTGAACAGAAGTAAGAGCTTCCACATTGCCTGATGAAATTTTTACTTTATAAGTCTGCCGGTCCAAGGGACTTTCTTTTGTTGAAGCGAAGAAAACATTTTCACTTTTCACATCATCTCCGTATAAATCCAAGACTTCCCAAGGGCCACTGGTCAATTGCCTGATCAATTTCCCTTCTGTGGTGTACAAATAAAGGTGGTTATACCCATCGCGCCTGCTTTGCCAGATAAACTCATCAGGTTGGGCTTTCAAAAAATAAAGAGGATTCAAAGGTTCAACATAACGGTTATCCGTCTCTTCAAAAAGAGTTTTTACTTTTTGGCCGGTGGCAACCTCATATTTATTTAGCCAGAGATGATTCTGTTCACGGTTAAGAACCGCAATGTAAATGTATTTTTCAGAAGGATCCCAGGAAATATTTGTCAGATACTGTTCAGAAGATTTATCATTTTCTATAAACAGAGTTTTACCAGTTTTTATATCATAGACACCCAGGGAGACATGTTCGCTCTTTTCTCCAGCCATTGGATATTTAATATTTTTAAGAGTAGCAATCCGCTGAGTAACATCCACCAAAGGGTAATCGGTCACATTGGATTCGTCCTTGCGGTAAAATGCCAGGTAATCACCTTTGGGTGACCAAAATATCCCCTTATTTATACCGAATTCATTACGGCTTACTATATTCCCGTTAACAATATTCAAGTCGCTGTCATGAGTGATATCTTTGACCACAGCATCTTTATCCAGCAAATAAAGATTATTTCCCAAGGTATAAGCCAAAGCATCATTCTGAAAAGATAAGTTTACATTTTTTGCCCGCCCGTCATACTTGAGATTTTTTTCCAGTTTTTTCTGTAAGACATTGTAAATCAGAAAGTGGTTGTCCCATTGAAAAGCAATTGAATTTCGATCAATCCATTTGAAATCCGGGAAAAAATCAAGATTTTTAATATCATTTTTTTGCAAAACAGCATTTAGCGTGTAAATGTCAACCAAAAGTGTTTTCTTACCGCTTATCTTGTCAATCTGCTCGATTGCATTCCCACCTTCGTCGACAAAAGTAAGGGTTTCATCACCTGCCCTCCATTGCAACTGTGTTAATGTTTGAGGGTAAAATTCCCGGTAACGCCCCAGGGTAGCCTGATCAATAGTTAAGTTCCTGTTCTGGGCAATAAGTTCAAAAGGAAAAAGGTCGGCTAAAAAAAAGAATAAGAAAAGTTGAAAAAATCGCTTCATCATAAAAAAATTATCTAAATAGTTGGTGTAAAAGCAAATAATGAATAAATTCGATAAAAAATAAACTTTTAACTAAATAAAATCCGTTTGTTATTTTTTAATTTAATTACAAAGGTAATAAAACAACCCCTTAAGTATAAAAGATTTTATCCTGGCAGGAGAAATAATTTTCTTTAAAATTTGATTAAAAACATATACTTTTAAAGTCATTTAAACAAATGTATGAGTGAGCAGATCTTAAAAGCCCTGATGCAATTATTTGCCATCATTGCCCGTCCTGAAGGCAGATCGAAAGACAGGAGGGTAATAGTGGAGAATATTCTTAAAAAGCAGCTAAACCAGGAACTTGTTGCCGAATATTTAAAAGAATTTGACCGGTATTGTGCCATTCATCAGGACAGGCAAAAAGAAACCGACAAGTTAAAGAAAAGGACATCGGCCAGCTCAGTCCGGATATTGGTGATTTGCACCGAAATAAATGAAGAACTCACTCAAAATCAAAAAGTAATTGTTTTAGACCAGTTACTTGAATTCGTCAAATCAGACAATCATCAAACCGATGAAATAACAGAACAGGAATTTGCTTTCATCAGTACCGTTGCCGATACTTTTAACATTCCAGAAATAGAATATAAGCGGATCAAATCGTTTGTATTAAATCCCTTTGAGCAAGTCCCCAATTCGTCAAAAATTGCAGTCATTGACAATAACCGTGATTTCGTCTCTGAAAAAACCAAACATATTTATTCGGAATTTCTTGAAGGTCAGATTCGTATATTAAATGTAGCCAGCACCAACATGTACCTCATCCGCTATATAGGCAAGAGCGAAATGTACATGAACGGGCAGTTGCTCCAGCACGACAAGGTTTATGTATTCAATATCGGAGCCTCCATCCGCAACCCTCAAATCACGCCCATCTATTACAGTGATATTGTAGGTATTCTCAACGAAGCCACCTTTAACTCAAAAATCACCCTTGAGGTCAATCATCTGGAATATAAATTCAGCAATGGCAAACAAGCCATCCACAAGCTGGATTTCTCCGAAAAATCGGGTAAACTGGTAGGTATAATGGGAGCCAGCGGTGCCGGTAAGTCCACATTGCTCAATGTGCTGAATGGATCAGAAAAGCCCACAAAAGGGGAAGTACTGATCAATGGCATCAACATCCATACCGATAAGAATAAAATTGAAGGGCTTATTGGTTATGTATCACAGGACGACTTACTTATTGAGGAACTCACCGTTTATCAGAACCTGTATTACAATGCAAAATTGTGTTTCAGCAATTATAGCGGGCAGCAGATTGATGAAGCAGTCAATAAAATGTTGGAGAACCTTGGTTTATTAGAGATCAAAGATACCCAGGTAGGCAATCCCTTCCATAAAAAAATCAGCGGAGGGCAGCGTAAACGACTGAATATCGCCCTTGAACTGATCAGGGAACCCTCTGTCCTTTTCCTGGATGAACCCACCTCCGGTCTTTCTTCAAGAGATTCGGAAAATATCATGGATCTCCTAAAGGAATTATCCCTTAGGGGAAAACTGGTGTTTGTGGTGATCCATCAGCCCTCATCGGATATTTTTAAAATGTTCGACCGGCTGCTTATTTTAGATTATGGCGGTTATTTGATTTATAACGGGAATCCCATCGATTCGATTATCTATTTTAAATCCAGGGTGCATCAGGCCAACTGTAATGAAAGTGAATGCCATTCCTGCGGAAATGTTAATCCCGAACAAATTTTCAACATTGTAGAGGCTCATGTGCTGGATGAAGAGGGCAAAATTACCCATACCCGTAAGATTTCGCCCAAGGAATGGAACGAATTCTATAATAAATATCAAAAAAGCAACCGCAAACCGCTGACTGCTGTCAAAAAAATTCCTGAAATTTCTTTTAAAATCCCGCACTGGTTTAACCAGTTCCGGGTTTTTATAAAACGGGATGTGCTTTCCAAACTTGCCAACAAACAATATCTGGTAATCAATCTTCTTGAAACGCCCATCCTCGCGTTTCTGCTGTCGTATATCATCAAGTACCGTAATGTAAACATTACCAACAAGTTTGGTTATACTTTCAATGACAACAGCAACCTTCCGGTTTACATTTTCATGTCGGTCATAGTTGCCATTTTTATTGGATTAACAGTAAGTGCTGAAGAAATCATTAAGGACAGAAAAATACGCAAACGGGAAACCTTTCTAAACCTGAGCTGGTCGGCCTATCTGATGTCCAAGATATTTGTACTGCTGGTAATTTCGGCAATTCAATCATTTTTGTTTGTGGTGATCGGCAATTCCATCATAGAGGTAAAAGGAATGTTTCTGGAATACTGGCTGATCTTATTCAGCACCTGGGTTGCAGCAAATCTGATGGGACTGGTCATTTCCGACAGTTTTAAAACAGTCGTAACAATCTATATTCTCATTCCTTTTCTGGTAATCCCTCAAATCATCCTTAGTGGAGTATTGGTAAAATACGAAAAAATAAATCCCAGTATATCTTCTCCCGAGAATATTCCGCTTTACGGAGAAATCATTATTGCCCGATGGGCTTATGAGGCACTTGCCGTATATCAGTTCAAGGAAAACCGAT
This region includes:
- a CDS encoding acetolactate synthase, translating into GILRLIVSEPEKALSLLKDREFSVSLTDIISVVTPCQAGSFAKVLQLLSDKNISIEYMYAFSIASKAALMIRTEQIEETVALLQQNNMELLSSKQLAEF
- the clpB gene encoding ATP-dependent chaperone ClpB; this translates as MNTDNFTIKSQEAIQQAFTIAQGHGQQAVETGHLLKGIIETSESLISFLMNKLGANLNRISSVLDKIIESYPKVSGGEPYLSNDASNALMKAMNFSKEYGDQFVSVEHLFLGILALGDSISQMLKDNGISKSDLAKAIKELRKGSKVTSQTAEDTFNSLNRFAINLNEKARQGKLDPVIGRDEEIRRVLQILSRRTKNNPILIGEPGVGKTAIAEGLAQRIVNGDVPENLKSRQIFSLDMGALIAGAKYKGEFEERLKGVVKEVVESNGEVILFIDEIHTLVGAGQSEGAMDAANILKPALSKGDLRAIGATTLNEYQKYFEKDKALERRFQIVMIDEPDVLSSISILRGLKERYESHHRVRIKDEAIISAVELSQRYITNRFLPDKAIDLIDEAAAKLRFEMDSVPEEVDEVERHIQQLEIEREAIKREGEQVKLRDIEKELADLNEERARLRAKWQEEKGLVDQIQKNKSDIENFKLQAEQAERNGNYGLVAELRYGRIKEAEHNIEALKEELKKKQTDSILIREEVGSEDIAEIVSKWTGIPVNKMLQSEREKLLSMENDLHKRVVGQEEAIEAISNAIRRNRAGLQDARRPIGSFLFMGTTGVGKTELAKALAEFLFNDENMMTRIDMSEYQERFSVSRLIGAPPGYVGYEEGGQLTEAVRRKPYSVVLLDEIEKAHPDVFNILLQVLDDGRLTDSKGRVVNFKNTIIIMTSNVGSDLIRENFEHLTDANRDEVIERTKNQLFELMKRTIRPEFLNRIDELIMFTPLTRSEIRQIVKLQFAHIQKMMEANEVKMSITDAAIDWIANAGFDPQFGARPIKRTMQKYILNELSKHVLAGDINKDKEIRIDCDKNGLSFKHL
- a CDS encoding pyridoxal phosphate-dependent aminotransferase gives rise to the protein MKQTPIDFEIVKQKIKESGLKEVGKSSIREIVKLISDIEKATGQEYIHMEMGVPGLEPPRMGIDAEIEALNRGVASVYPDIEGLPELKQEASRFAKLFLNIDISPKSCIPTVGSMQGSFAAFLVANRSDRNKEGTLFIDPCFPVHKQQCKILGQACQSFDLFNYRGDKLKDKLESYFASGRISTLLYSNPNNPSWMCLTEEELQIIGELATQYDVIVVEDLAYFAMDFRKKMGTPGKPPFQSTVAHYTDNYYLTFSGSKVFSYAGQRTGLILMSDKLYNRHYPDLLRYYSSDHFGHAVTYGAIYALTAGAPHSTQYGMAAMLKAVNDGTYDFVKDISEYGRRAQMMKKMFIDNGFKIVYDKDIDQPVSDGFYFTIIYPGMSGSQLIEELLFYGISAISLDITGSEFEGLRACVSQFRNDQIPALEERLKKFREHHPLN
- a CDS encoding lactate utilization protein, encoding MYDLSELKKQLEKNNFETYISKDPEEAKSIFFEKIFKIEKPASLCWGDSLTLYSTHVLDELKQDKNLQVIDPFDSTLTWKEQIDRRKKAFTCDMFLTGTNAVTAKGQLVNLDMVGNRVAALTFGPRKVVLFIGKNKIVKDLDEAFQRVKKIAPLNALRHPNMKTPCQKTLQCIDCKSPQRLCNTWTITEKSFPKNRIKIILIDQELGL
- a CDS encoding phenylacetate--CoA ligase, with product MIWNQTFECMSREEMRKCQSQRLHDMVERVYHNVPFYRNKLQESGIGPEDIHTVDDLKRLPFTLKTDLRDNYPFGLFSVPMSEVVRVHASSGTTGRPTVVGYTRKDIATWAEVVARALTSAGLSKHDFIQIAYGYGLFTGGLGVHYGSEKIGASVIPVSGGNTQRQIQIMHDFGSTALACTPSYALYLAEAIADSPYKREEFKLRTGVFGAEPWTNAMRKEIEEKLGIKAFDIFGLSEVIGPGVACECQYQQGLHVYEDHFIPEIIDPQTLEVLPEGSVGELVFTTITKEGLPLIRYRTHDLSSLIYEKCTCGRTLVRMTKCAGRTDDMLIIRGVNLFPSQIETVLIEMNETTPHYLLIVDRINNLDTIELQVEIDPQFVSDKISQLQNLTKKIRDKIESAIGLSIDVKLVEPKTIERSEGKAKRVIDKRKL
- a CDS encoding aspartyl protease family protein — translated: MKPPQKGKFLYKTCLFILLVITETFCIYAQSNPKKFIITDSKKKSYSLPFKLISNLIIIPVKINKSDTFQFVLDTGLNATILADYSERDSMTYKYSRPIRLHGLGDDQTLNALHTFENEITIGKIHGMHQDVCILLDKRLDLSSKLGTRINGLIGYSLIKDFILEINYERKLLTFYNPKTYVYKKRRKSMTIPLNMDDTKPYINAKITLENGVEIPVRLLIDSGASYSIWLLPNSNDSIKMPQKVINAYLGSGLNGDVYGQLGRIKKVAVGNQEMNQVITAFPDSAYLSSLTELDKRNGSIGEEILRKFTVLLDYRNEKITLTPNSTFKDPFTYNMSGIEIAAIFPGLRIYTITNISEGSPADLAGLKRDDIIISINGQPCQNLTISDILYMFERREGKKLKVEVLRNGQTIKTSFRLVRAI